Within the Terriglobia bacterium genome, the region CTCGCCCAGGTCGCGGTCCACGTACGCCACACAGCGCTTCCAGCGCGGAAGCTCCTGCTGGCGCCCGAAAAGAACTTTTTGGTTGAAGTTGAAATCTTCGGTGACGATGGCGTCGGAGAGAGCCGGAGCAGCGGCATGCAGCAAATGCCACTTGAGATAGGTCTTCCAGTCCTGCAGCGGCACCGATTTGATCAGAGCGTCCATGCCGCGGAAGAAATTCGGCTGCATCACCAGGATGTGGTGCGATGCCGGCATGGCGATCGCCTTCGTGTAAGCGCGCCAGTCGAACGACGGTGAAAGCGCCGCGAGCTGGTCAAGAGGCATGGGATTGTTCAGCTTGGCTGGATCGCGCCGCGAGACCTTGTCCATGGATACCTTGGCCAGCGCGGTCTCGATGCCCATGACGGTCTTGGCGTCGGCTTCGGCCTGCGGTGCCGGCTCGCCGAGCAACTCGAACATCTTCTCCACGTGGGCGACGTATTGCTTCTGGATCTCGAGCGACTTGGCATCATCCTTCAGGTAGTAATCCCTGTCGGGCATGACGAGCCCGCCCTGGTCGGCGGCGGCAACCACCAGGCTGGCATCCGTCAGGTCCTGGCTGGAGGTGAACGCGAACACCGCCGGCCCGGTCGTGCCGTAAATCGAATTCACCAGCGCGTAGGTGACCCCGTGCAGGTGGGCGAGTTCCACGGCCAGCTCGTTCTTCGACTTGATGGCGGCGATACGGGCCAGCTCCGGCTTCAGCGGCGCAGTTCCCGCCGCGTTCGCGGCCTTCTCGTCCATGCAAGCGCCGTAATAGTCACCGATCTTCTGGTCCACCGCACTGCGCTTGGGATCGGGCACAGAAGCTTTTTCCAGGACCTCGCGCTCGATAGCCAGGTTCCGCTGGCGCAGTTCACTGCCCCGTCCCCAAGCCGCTTGATCCGCGGGGATGGGATTGCGCGCCAACCAGCCGCCGCAGGAATAGCGGAAAAAGTCCACACAGGGATCGACCGACTTGTCGAGATTCTCGAGATCGAACCGCTGGTCAGGATCGATGGGCGGCCGGGCCGACTGCTGGGCCAGCGCCGTGGACACCGCCAGCGCCGCAACCAGGAAAAATGAGATGCTTCGCAAGGTAATCTCCTTTCAAAATGAACCGGGAAGTCTACCAGCAGCAGGGTACGACATGCGGGGCTGCGCGGTTCCTGGGAATTAGACGAATTACAATGGAAGGGTGAGCGATGTCGGAAAACTTCTGATCGGGATCGGGGCCCTGTTGCTCGTGGTCGGCATAGTCATCGTCCTGCTCGGGCGCATGAATGTGCCGGTTGGCCGATTGCCGGGGGACATTGTCTATCGCGGAAAGCATACGACCGTTTATTTCCCGATCGTCACCTCCATCCTGCTGAGCATCGTGCTGTCGCTGATCTTCTATTTCTTCAGCCGCATGCAGCGGTAGGAACGCTGTGGGCTTTTCGCTCTTGGCTCTTAGCGTTTCCCTGCAGACTACTGGTAAGCTGACGGCCGTCAATGGCCAAGCGAAAAACAAAAAGCCAAGAGCCAAAGGCGAGGCTCTCCCACTACGACCGGTCCGGCCGAGCCCGCATGGTGGACGTCTCGGAGAAACGCCCCAGCAAGCGCACGGCAGAGGCGAGCGCCTTCGTTTGCATGTCTGCCAGGGTGCTGAAAGCGCTGCCGAAGAATCCCAAGGGCGACCCCCTGGGGGTGGCCAGATTCGCGGGTATAGCAGCGGCCAAACGCACAGCGGAACTGATACCCATGTGCCATCCGCTGCCGCTCTCGCACATTGATGTGCGTACAAAATTGTGTGAGAATGGCGTCGCCATTGCCTCCCGAGTAACGACCACCGCGGTCACGGGGGTAGAGATGGAAGCTCTGGTGGCGGCCAGCGTCGCCGCCCTCACCGTCTACGATATGTGCAAGGCACTGGATAAGGGCATCGAGATCCGCGAGGTCGTTCTGCAGAGGAAGTCCGGCGGCAAATCGGGCGAGTATCGCCGCAAGACCAAGAAGTAACCCCATGCCAAGCAACGTACGCGTCCTGCTGGTCGACGACAATCCGATGGTGCTGGAGATGCTGCGCCAGTCGCTGGCGCCGCTGGCCACCGTCAGTACGACCACCGACGGAGCGGATGCCCTGCTCAAATCCATCGATGAATCGCCGGACCTGGTGATCAGCGACTACACGATGGAAGGCATGAGCGGGCGGCAGTTGCTGGAGAAGTTGCGCAGCCGGCCTCAGACGGCCAAGATCCCTTTCATCATGGTGGCCAGCAAGTCCGACATCACCGACAAGCTGAAGGTGATTCAGGATGCTGTGGAGGATTTCCTGGAGAAGCCGTTCTTCATCCGCGAGACGGTGGCGCGGATCAAGAAGGTGATCGACAAGATCGCGCTGGAGAAGATGGCGCGCGAAGCGCCCACCGCCAGCGACGGCATGCTGCGCGGCAGCCTGGCGCAGATGAACGTCATGGACCTGCTGCAGTCGCTGGAGATGGGCCACAAGAACTGCGAGCTCATCCTGACCAACAACGGCGATCGCTGCGACATGTATTTCTCCGACGGCCAGATCAGCCACGCCGTGTACGGAAACCTGGTCGGGGACGAAGCGGTGTACAAGGTCCTGACCTGGAACGGCGGCAACTTCCAGATCGATTTCAACGGATCATCGAACCAGACCACGACCACGCGCTCCACCCAGGGGCTGCTGATGGAAGGCCTCCGCCTGATCGACGAAGCCAACCGCGACAGCGAAGGCGACGTGCTGGAAGCGTAGGCGCCCGCAATCCACCTTTCCCGCTTGCAACCGGCAAGCGGAATCTGGAAACTAGACTCTCTTCATGACAGCGGCTGTCATCACCGTGAGCGATTCGTGTCACCGTGGCACGCGCGCGGACAGGTCCGGGCCTGCGGTCGCCGCTGCGCTCAGGGTCAAGGGCTTCGAGGTGCTGGCGACGGAGATCGTGCCCGACAGCCAGGTGAAGATCTCGGCGGCGATCAAGCGGCTGGCCAAGCGGGCGCAACTGGTGGTGACCACGGGCGGGACCGGCGTCACCGAGCGCGACGTCACGCCGGAGGCGACGCGCGCGGTCTGCGACCGGCTGGTGGACGGCGTAGCCGAGCGCATGCGCGCCGAAGGGATGAAGAAGACGCCTCTGGCGGCGCTGGGCCGCGGTCTCTGCGGAACGATCAGCCACAGCCTGGTGCTGAACCTGCCGGGCAGCCCGGCGGGCGCGACTGAGTCGCTGGCGGCGGTCATCGATCTGCTGCCGCACGCGCTGGAACTGCTGCGGGGCAAGACAGCGCACGCCGAACCCTCGCGCTGAGCCCCTGCGCAAGTAGCGCGCGGTCGCATATCGCCCTTCGCGTACAATTGATTTTTTCCTCATGGACTGGGTAAAGCATCTTTTCTCGCGCTACACAGCCTGGATCTGGGCGGTATTGAAGCCGCTGGGCGCCTGGGGCGTGTTCGGAATCGCCTTCGTGGACGCAGCATTTCTGGGCATCCCTATGGATCCCGTGGTGGCGGGATACGTGTACGCGGACCGCGCGCACTTCTGGCTGTACATCCTGATGGCTTCAGCGGGTTCGGCCCTGGGCAGCCTGCCGCTGTATCTGATCGGCTACAAGGGCGGCGAACTAGTGCTGGCCAAGCGCATCAGCAAGCAGCGCATGCAGAAGATGCGCGACCGCTTCGAGAAGCAGGAATTCTTCGCGCTCATGATCCCCTCGATGCTGCCGCCGCCCACGCCGTTCAAGCTCTTCGTGCTCTCCGCCGGGGTGTTCGAGATGCACGTCACTGCGTTCCTGGGCGCGATCTTCCTCGGGCGCACGCTGCGGTTCGGCATCCTGTCGGCGCTTGTGCTCACGTTCGGTCCGCACGTGGTCAACGTCGTCGGCCGGATGGTCCGCGACCACCTTCCCGTCACCATTGCGGTGACGGTGGCGGCGATCATCCTCATCTACCTGCTGTATCGATTGTTGCGCGCGCCCGTGGCCGAACTCGAGCACGAACTCGAACGCGCGGAGGAGTAGTGGCTAACCTTTCCCTACCAGCTCGAGCAATTCCTGCTCGCCAATCACTTTGACGCCGAGCTCGCGCGCCTTATCGAGCTTGGAACCGGGATCCGTCCCAGCGACGACGAAGTCGGTCTTCTTGCTGACCGAGCCGGAAACACGGCCGCCCGCATCCTCGATCATCTTCTTGGCGTCGTCGCGCGAGTAGTTGGCGAGCGTGCCGGTGAGGACGAAGGTCTGGCCGGCAAGCTGAGTCCCGCGCTCCTTCTTCTTGCCCTTGAACTGCAGACCCGCTTCTTCCAGGCGCTTCAAGAGCTGTACGTTCTTGGGCTCGTCGAAGAAGTCGCGGATGCTCTCCGCGATACGCGGGCCGACCTCGTTCACCTGCTGGAGTTCCTCGACGCTCGCCTTCATGAGGGCGTCGATGGAGCCGAAGTGCTGGGAGAGGAACTCCGCCGTGCGCTCGCCGACGAAGCGGATGCCGAGGCCGTAGATCACGCGCTCCAGCGGCAGCTTCTTGGAGGCCTCGATCTCGTCGAGCACGTTCTGCGCCGATTTCTCTCCCATGCGCTCAAGTCCAAGCAGCTTCTCTTTCGTCAGCCAGTAGATATCGGCGACGCTTTTCACCAGCTTTCGGTCACAGAGCTGGTTGACCAGCGCTTCGCCCATGCCTTCGATGTTCATCACGGAGCGCGAGGCGAAGTGCAGGATACTTTCGCGCAGCTTGGCGGGGCAGTTGGCGTTGACGCAACGGTGATCGGCTTCGCCTTCCGCGCGCACGACGTGTCCGCCGCATTCGGGGCAGCGCTCCGGCATGTTGAATTGTTTGTGGCCGCGCGGGTGCTGCTTGTCTTCGACCACGCCGACGACCTTGGGGATCACGTCGCCGCCCCGCTCGACCGTCACCCAATCGCCGATCCGTACGCCCAGGCGCTCGATCTCGTCCATGTTGTGCAGCGTGGCCCGGCTGACGGTGGTGCCGCCGATGGGAACAGGCGCCAGGCACGCGACCGGCGTCAGCTTTCCGGTGCGCCCCACTTGCACGATGATGTCCTCGATCTGGGTAACGCCGCCGCGGGCGGCGTACTTGTAGGCGATGGCCCACCGCGGCGCCTTGCCGGTGTAGCCGAGCTCCTCCCACAGACGCGTGTCGTTGACCTTTACCACCACACCGTCGATCTCGTACCCGAGATCCTCCCGTTTGCCTTCCAACTCGCCGATGAGCCTCCACACATCGTCGATGCTCTTGGCCAGGCGCCAGGCGCGATTGACCTTGAACCCGGCAGCATGCAGCGCTTCAAGAGCTCGTGAGTGCTCGGAGAAATGCGTCTTTCCGTTCACCAGCAGGAAATAGGAGTAGAAATCGAGCCGACGCTGGGCGGTGATGTTCGGATCGAGCACGCGGACGGCGCCAGCGGCGGCGTTGCGCGGATTGGCGAACTTCGACAGGTTCTGCCGCTCGCGGTCTTCGTTCATGCGGCGGAAAGCGGCGAGGGGCATGATGACTTCTCCGCGCACTTCGAGTGCCGCCGGTAGCCCAGCTTTCTTCAATGCGGCCGGGGGGATGGAAAGCGGGATAGAACGTATGGTCTTCAGGTTTGCCGTCACGTCCTCGCCCACGGAACCGTCGCCGCGCGTAAGGCCGAGCACGAAATTCGCCCGGCCACGCTCTTGCTTGTCCTCCTCGTAGCGCAGCGCCATGGAGAGGCCGTCCAGTTTCAGCTCGCACACGTACTGAACCTCCCGGCGCCCGCTCAGTTCGAGGACGCGGCGGTCCCAGGCGCGCAGCTCGTCCTCGTTGTAGGCATTGTCCAGGGAGAGCATGGGGCGGGAGTGCTCGACCTTGACAAAACCCTCGCGCGGCTTGCCGCCGACACGCTGGGTAGGAGAATCGGGCGTGACCAGTTCAGGGTGCTCGGCCTCGAGCCGCTTGAGCTCGCCTATAAGGCGGTCGAACTCGGCATCGGAGATCTCGGGATCATCGAGCACGTAGTAGCGGTGCTCGTGGTGGCGGATCTTGTCGCGCAGCTTGTCGGTCTTCCTCTGCGCTTCCCTGGGCGTGGGCATGAAACGATTATATTTGCCGGGACGAAGTGTCCGAAGCGCTTGACCGCCATCGCTATTGGTCTATAGTGTTCGGCGGTCGATTCCAACTGACAGAGCTATCCAAGCGTTCAGGAGAGGTGCGTGATGAAGCGACTGTTTTTCGCAGTTTTGATCGTAGCGCTCGCGTCCTTGTGGGTCTCCGCGCAGGAAAAGAAGGCCGACAAGAAGGGCGAGATGAAGCACGACCACGCCGCCATGGAAAAGAAAGGCGGTATGCCGATGGCAGCAAAGCCCGCGCCGGAGATGACCAAGCTCATCAAAATGTTCTCCGGCACTTGGACCTCTACGGAAAAATTTGAGCCCGGGCCGATGATGCCGAAAGGCGGCACAAGCAAGGGTACGGCGACGTTCAAGGCGGGCCCGGGCGGAAATTCGCTGATCGAGGAGTACAGCTCTCCTCACGGCGCCATGGGCGCGTTCCACGGCCACGGCGTCACCTGGTGGGACGCCAAAGCCGGCGCGTACAAGGGCACCTGGTGCGATTCGATGGCCCCCGACTGCATGGTCGGCGGCATGAAGTGGGACGGCGACAACATCGTCGCCATCCCGCAGGAGATGGACATGGGCGGGCAGAAAATGGTGATGACCAGCAAGTACAGCGACATCAAGCCGGATTCGATCACCTTCACCATGGGAATGGGCCCGACCGCGGCGCAGGCGAAGACGACCATGACCATCGTGTACACCAAACAGGGCGGCATGGCAGCGGCTCCGGCGGCAAAGAAGGCGGACGAAAAACCCGCCGCCACCACGCAGAAATAAGCCGCGCGATGATTGCTTGAAGGCCGGGCAGCTTGCCCGGCCTTATTTCTTCTATCCGCAACGGTGCTGTAGCATCCAAGACTCGACGTTATCTCGCTGAGGCAGAACCGGGGAACTTGGAACCGATCACGCACTTCTTGGCCGGCGCTTGCCTGAGTCGCGCTGGACTGAACCGCAAGACCGCGCTGGCCACCACGACCCTGGTGCTCGGGGCCGAGGCATCCGATATTGACATCGTGTGGCTGGCCAAGGGGCCGGTGTTCTACTTCGGCCACCACCGGGGGATCACGCACACCTTCGCTGGCGCGCCGTTCGTCGCTGCCCTGACCCTGAGCTTCGTCTACGTGCTGTGGAGGCTGGCGCGGCGCTTCGCAAAACCGGACCCGATAGGCTGCGCTGGATGTCCACCGGGCACGCAGCCACAAAAGCTCCAGCCGCGATGGGGAGTGCTTTACCTGTACGCGCTACTGAGCGCGCTGGTGCACATCCTGCTCGACTTCACCAACAGCTACGGCGTGCGCCCCTTCATGCCGTTCAGCTACAAGTGGTACTCGTGGGACATCGTCAGCATCTTCGAGCCGCTGATGTGGGTGGCGCTTCTGACTGGTCTGATCCTGCCGGGACTGTTCCGGCTCGTGAACGAGGAGATCGGGGCGAGATCGCGCGGGCCGAAGGGGCGTGGCGGCGCCATCTTCGCGCTGGTGGCGATCGTAGTCCTCTGGGGCGTGCGCGATTACGAGCACCGGCGCGCGGTGGCGGTGATGGAATCGGTGGTGTACCAGGGCGAGGAACCGAAGCGCGTCTCCGCCTACCCGTACGCTTTCAATCCGTTCATCTGGCATGGCGTGGCGGAAACCACCGACTTCTTCGAGATGTTCGTGGTCGATTCGTTGAAACCGGACATCGATCCGCAGGGCCGGGCGCGGATCCGTTACAAGCCCGAGGAGACGCCGGCTTCATTGGCGGCGAAGACGACGTATCTGGGACGCGTGTACCTGGACTGGGCGCAATACCCCATGACAGAGGCCGAGCAACTGCACGATGGCAGCCACGAGATCCGGTTCTACGATCTGCGCTACGACTATCCGGAGCGGGGACGCGCACTGCGCTCCGCTGTCATCCTCGACAAGGACCTGCACGAGATAGAGGAGCGGTTTGGCAGCCGGGTGCAGAAGGTAAAGTGATCTTATTTTCCAGAAACCCGCATCCTCGCTTGACGCATCGGCGCATCGAATGGAGAATGTGAGTTCTCGTCAGAGGTGACTATGCTGGCTTACGTATTCGTTCTCGCAGTGATCGCAGCGAGGTTGCTATTGCGACCTTTGGCCTTTGCGCCGGTCGGAGCGGCGCTGCTGTTCTTCGGCGCGCGTGCGCCTCGGAAGTTGCTCTGGGTCCCGTTGGCATTGCTCACGGTCACCGATCTCTACCTCACGCTGGCCGTGTACGGGCAGGGACTCAAGGCAGACCAGATTGTCACTTCCGCCTGGTATCTGGCGGTCCTGCTCCTGGGGAGCGCGTTCCTGAAACGCGCTGTGAAGCCGGTCAGGGTGTTGGTCTCCGCGCTCGGAGCGTCGGTGTCGTTCTTCGTGCTCAGCAACTTCACGGTGTGGGCTGTCTGGCCGACCTACCCGAAGACTCTGAGCGGCCTGGCGGCTTGCTATGTGGCGGCCATCCCGTTCTTCCGCAACCAAGTCGCTTCCGACGTGTTCTTCACCGCGGTGATGTTCGCCATCCCCATGGCGATCGAGGCGCTGCGTTCCGGCGAGTCGCACGACCACATCCGGGCAGCGTAAGAGATCGAGGGAAACGGAAGAGGCACGGCCACGGCCGTGCCTTTCGTGTCTCTGCGGACTTGTGCCGGACTACGAATTCTCGATGAAGTCGTCGATCCACTGGCGGACGTGAAAGCGCGCCTCGTCGGAGGTGTCGAAACGCACACCGAAGGACCCGTCCGACGCACGGGCCCAGCACAGGATGCCGCGGACGCTGACCTGAGCCATCCTGGGCAGCTCGAAGGTGACGGTCACGTTCTGGCCCGTCGTCAGTTCTTTGCTGCTGCTGAACGACATGCCGCCGGCGCTGATCTCCAGTGAGGTACCGCGAATCTCGCTTCCATCGAACTTGACGCGGACCTCGGAAACGATGGGGACGCGCACGTAGCGCCGGAAC harbors:
- a CDS encoding M13 family metallopeptidase, whose protein sequence is MSFFLVAALAVSTALAQQSARPPIDPDQRFDLENLDKSVDPCVDFFRYSCGGWLARNPIPADQAAWGRGSELRQRNLAIEREVLEKASVPDPKRSAVDQKIGDYYGACMDEKAANAAGTAPLKPELARIAAIKSKNELAVELAHLHGVTYALVNSIYGTTGPAVFAFTSSQDLTDASLVVAAADQGGLVMPDRDYYLKDDAKSLEIQKQYVAHVEKMFELLGEPAPQAEADAKTVMGIETALAKVSMDKVSRRDPAKLNNPMPLDQLAALSPSFDWRAYTKAIAMPASHHILVMQPNFFRGMDALIKSVPLQDWKTYLKWHLLHAAAPALSDAIVTEDFNFNQKVLFGRQQELPRWKRCVAYVDRDLGEALGRAYVDRTFGVEGKQRTTKLVNALEKALGQDIEQLEWMSPATKKEALTKLHAIEDKIGYPARWRDYSTLEIVRGDAAGNALRAAQFEWARELAKIGKPVDRVEWIMTPMTVDAYYDPQLNTINFPAGILQPPFFDKRMDDAVNYGAIGSVIGHELTHGFDDQGRQFDAQGNLRDWWTPEDANAFTQRADCLVEQYDSYVPVDDVHLNGKLTLGENTADNGGLRIALMALLNTMAEEKHTPDGRIDGFTPEQRVFLGFGQGWCAQLRPEMLRTMALTNEHSTPVFRVNGVVSNMPEFRKAFGCKAGRPMVRANACRVW
- a CDS encoding DUF2905 domain-containing protein; the encoded protein is MSDVGKLLIGIGALLLVVGIVIVLLGRMNVPVGRLPGDIVYRGKHTTVYFPIVTSILLSIVLSLIFYFFSRMQR
- the moaC gene encoding cyclic pyranopterin monophosphate synthase MoaC, with protein sequence MAKRKTKSQEPKARLSHYDRSGRARMVDVSEKRPSKRTAEASAFVCMSARVLKALPKNPKGDPLGVARFAGIAAAKRTAELIPMCHPLPLSHIDVRTKLCENGVAIASRVTTTAVTGVEMEALVAASVAALTVYDMCKALDKGIEIREVVLQRKSGGKSGEYRRKTKK
- a CDS encoding response regulator — encoded protein: MPSNVRVLLVDDNPMVLEMLRQSLAPLATVSTTTDGADALLKSIDESPDLVISDYTMEGMSGRQLLEKLRSRPQTAKIPFIMVASKSDITDKLKVIQDAVEDFLEKPFFIRETVARIKKVIDKIALEKMAREAPTASDGMLRGSLAQMNVMDLLQSLEMGHKNCELILTNNGDRCDMYFSDGQISHAVYGNLVGDEAVYKVLTWNGGNFQIDFNGSSNQTTTTRSTQGLLMEGLRLIDEANRDSEGDVLEA
- a CDS encoding MogA/MoaB family molybdenum cofactor biosynthesis protein, with product MTAAVITVSDSCHRGTRADRSGPAVAAALRVKGFEVLATEIVPDSQVKISAAIKRLAKRAQLVVTTGGTGVTERDVTPEATRAVCDRLVDGVAERMRAEGMKKTPLAALGRGLCGTISHSLVLNLPGSPAGATESLAAVIDLLPHALELLRGKTAHAEPSR
- a CDS encoding VTT domain-containing protein → MDWVKHLFSRYTAWIWAVLKPLGAWGVFGIAFVDAAFLGIPMDPVVAGYVYADRAHFWLYILMASAGSALGSLPLYLIGYKGGELVLAKRISKQRMQKMRDRFEKQEFFALMIPSMLPPPTPFKLFVLSAGVFEMHVTAFLGAIFLGRTLRFGILSALVLTFGPHVVNVVGRMVRDHLPVTIAVTVAAIILIYLLYRLLRAPVAELEHELERAEE
- the ligA gene encoding NAD-dependent DNA ligase LigA; translation: MPTPREAQRKTDKLRDKIRHHEHRYYVLDDPEISDAEFDRLIGELKRLEAEHPELVTPDSPTQRVGGKPREGFVKVEHSRPMLSLDNAYNEDELRAWDRRVLELSGRREVQYVCELKLDGLSMALRYEEDKQERGRANFVLGLTRGDGSVGEDVTANLKTIRSIPLSIPPAALKKAGLPAALEVRGEVIMPLAAFRRMNEDRERQNLSKFANPRNAAAGAVRVLDPNITAQRRLDFYSYFLLVNGKTHFSEHSRALEALHAAGFKVNRAWRLAKSIDDVWRLIGELEGKREDLGYEIDGVVVKVNDTRLWEELGYTGKAPRWAIAYKYAARGGVTQIEDIIVQVGRTGKLTPVACLAPVPIGGTTVSRATLHNMDEIERLGVRIGDWVTVERGGDVIPKVVGVVEDKQHPRGHKQFNMPERCPECGGHVVRAEGEADHRCVNANCPAKLRESILHFASRSVMNIEGMGEALVNQLCDRKLVKSVADIYWLTKEKLLGLERMGEKSAQNVLDEIEASKKLPLERVIYGLGIRFVGERTAEFLSQHFGSIDALMKASVEELQQVNEVGPRIAESIRDFFDEPKNVQLLKRLEEAGLQFKGKKKERGTQLAGQTFVLTGTLANYSRDDAKKMIEDAGGRVSGSVSKKTDFVVAGTDPGSKLDKARELGVKVIGEQELLELVGKG
- a CDS encoding DUF1579 domain-containing protein; amino-acid sequence: MKRLFFAVLIVALASLWVSAQEKKADKKGEMKHDHAAMEKKGGMPMAAKPAPEMTKLIKMFSGTWTSTEKFEPGPMMPKGGTSKGTATFKAGPGGNSLIEEYSSPHGAMGAFHGHGVTWWDAKAGAYKGTWCDSMAPDCMVGGMKWDGDNIVAIPQEMDMGGQKMVMTSKYSDIKPDSITFTMGMGPTAAQAKTTMTIVYTKQGGMAAAPAAKKADEKPAATTQK
- a CDS encoding metal-dependent hydrolase codes for the protein MEPITHFLAGACLSRAGLNRKTALATTTLVLGAEASDIDIVWLAKGPVFYFGHHRGITHTFAGAPFVAALTLSFVYVLWRLARRFAKPDPIGCAGCPPGTQPQKLQPRWGVLYLYALLSALVHILLDFTNSYGVRPFMPFSYKWYSWDIVSIFEPLMWVALLTGLILPGLFRLVNEEIGARSRGPKGRGGAIFALVAIVVLWGVRDYEHRRAVAVMESVVYQGEEPKRVSAYPYAFNPFIWHGVAETTDFFEMFVVDSLKPDIDPQGRARIRYKPEETPASLAAKTTYLGRVYLDWAQYPMTEAEQLHDGSHEIRFYDLRYDYPERGRALRSAVILDKDLHEIEERFGSRVQKVK